One part of the Candidatus Neomarinimicrobiota bacterium genome encodes these proteins:
- the ruvB gene encoding Holliday junction branch migration DNA helicase RuvB: MKDELLNPKQIEDDIEIEKSIRPTSFKDFIGQKSVVENLKLYIKAANERKEPLDHVLLFGPPGLGKTTLAHIIANELDSNIKVSSGPVIERPGDLAGMLTNLKHRDVFFIDEVHRLNNVVEEYLYSAMEDFHIDIVIDKGPNARTIQLNLEGFTLIGATTRLGRITSPLRDRFGVVLRVNYYTPEELYKIVLRSAKILDVRITPEGAEEIAKRARGTPRIANRILKRTRDYAQVKAGGIITIDVARKSLEMLDIDELGLDSMDRLILMTILDKFSGGPVGLNSLAVAVGEEPETIEDVYEPYLIQKGLLKRTTRGREVTPRAYQYFNIKEKGSQGRLFQ, from the coding sequence TTGAAAGATGAACTTTTAAATCCAAAGCAGATAGAAGACGATATAGAGATAGAAAAAAGTATACGACCTACAAGTTTCAAGGATTTCATAGGTCAGAAATCTGTTGTAGAAAACCTGAAGTTATATATAAAAGCGGCCAATGAGCGAAAAGAACCACTGGATCACGTCCTGCTCTTTGGTCCACCTGGCCTGGGGAAAACAACCCTGGCTCATATCATAGCAAATGAGCTCGACAGTAATATTAAAGTTTCATCAGGTCCCGTTATAGAAAGACCAGGTGACCTTGCAGGTATGTTAACTAACCTCAAGCATAGGGATGTATTTTTCATTGATGAGGTACACAGACTGAATAATGTAGTCGAAGAATATCTATACTCGGCTATGGAGGATTTCCATATAGATATTGTTATCGATAAGGGTCCAAATGCACGAACCATTCAGCTTAATCTTGAAGGATTTACACTCATTGGTGCCACAACTCGTCTTGGTAGAATTACATCTCCACTGAGAGATAGGTTTGGAGTTGTTTTAAGAGTTAATTATTATACTCCTGAAGAATTGTATAAAATTGTCCTTAGAAGTGCAAAAATATTAGATGTAAGAATAACCCCTGAAGGAGCAGAGGAAATTGCAAAAAGAGCAAGGGGTACACCAAGGATTGCAAACCGCATTTTGAAGAGAACAAGAGATTATGCTCAAGTAAAAGCAGGAGGTATAATAACAATCGATGTCGCCAGGAAATCTCTCGAAATGCTTGATATAGATGAACTCGGTTTGGATTCTATGGACAGGCTTATTCTTATGACCATACTGGATAAATTTTCCGGCGGTCCTGTAGGGTTGAATAGCCTGGCAGTGGCAGTTGGCGAAGAACCAGAAACTATAGAAGATGTGTATGAACCATACTTAATACAAAAAGGCTTACTTAAAAGAACCACTCGTGGAAGAGAGGTAACCCCTCGAGCTTATCAATATTTTAACATAAAAGAAAAAGGATCCCAAGGAAGATTATTTCAATAA
- the rlmN gene encoding 23S rRNA (adenine(2503)-C(2))-methyltransferase RlmN, with protein sequence MRNSVDRDKIVIKGWDIQELTEFMKKLKEKPYRAKQLHIWLYRKLARSFEEMTDLPAILRNYLEKKTIINLVEPVEVIKSPDDNSEKYLFRLTDGNYIESVYMESQGRRTVCLSTQVGCNLGCTFCATARMGLKRNLTAGEILDQFLFINRTKDRKITNIVYMGMGEPLLNYEDTIKSIKILNSELGPEISARKITVSTCGIVPIIYRIANERHKFKLAISLNATTNEQRNKIMPINKKYPIKDILKAINYYTSNLKRRVTFEYVIIKGFNDSVNDAKRLKSLLSGIPCKLNIIPFNENEFSKFQSSDEKTMDKFIEEIYKAPFAVTVRRSQGRSIKGACGQLYCKQN encoded by the coding sequence ATGAGAAATTCGGTTGATAGAGATAAAATAGTAATAAAGGGTTGGGATATTCAGGAATTGACTGAATTTATGAAAAAGTTGAAAGAAAAACCCTACAGGGCGAAACAGCTACATATCTGGCTATACAGGAAATTAGCAAGAAGTTTTGAAGAAATGACTGACCTACCAGCGATATTGAGAAACTATCTTGAGAAAAAGACAATAATAAATCTTGTAGAACCCGTTGAAGTTATTAAATCTCCCGATGATAATTCGGAAAAATATTTATTCAGACTTACTGACGGAAACTATATAGAATCAGTGTACATGGAGAGTCAAGGCAGAAGGACAGTATGCCTGTCAACACAGGTTGGATGTAATCTTGGCTGCACTTTTTGTGCAACTGCCAGAATGGGATTGAAACGAAATCTCACAGCCGGGGAAATACTCGATCAATTTTTATTTATAAATAGAACTAAGGATAGAAAAATAACCAATATCGTATACATGGGGATGGGAGAACCTCTTTTAAACTATGAAGATACAATAAAAAGTATTAAAATTCTTAATAGTGAACTTGGTCCTGAAATATCGGCAAGAAAAATAACCGTCTCTACCTGCGGTATTGTCCCGATAATTTATAGAATAGCCAACGAAAGGCATAAGTTTAAGCTGGCAATATCTTTAAATGCTACAACAAATGAGCAAAGAAATAAAATAATGCCAATAAATAAAAAATACCCAATCAAGGATATCCTAAAAGCAATAAACTATTATACTTCAAATTTGAAAAGAAGAGTAACTTTTGAATATGTTATAATTAAAGGTTTCAACGATTCAGTTAATGATGCGAAAAGGTTGAAATCACTCTTATCAGGTATACCATGCAAGTTGAATATAATTCCTTTTAACGAAAATGAATTTTCAAAATTTCAATCGTCGGATGAAAAAACTATGGATAAATTCATTGAAGAAATATACAAAGCTCCCTTTGCAGTTACTGTAAGGAGGAGCCAGGGTCGCTCTATTAAAGGAGCCTGTGGACAACTTTACTGCAAACAGAATTAA
- a CDS encoding nucleoside recognition protein yields MLNYIWLFLIIVSIVVAAVNGRLDETTKAALDSASSAVEISFGMIGIMALWLGIMKIAEEGGLIEILSKILRPLARFLFPNIPKDHPVIGLMLMNLIASWLGLGNAATPLGLKAMESLQRLNKKKDTATNAMVVFLALNTASICIIPMTIIAIRNELGSLRPYEIIGATFLSSLCATIAAVIAAKSFERLKIFKENDPDLLE; encoded by the coding sequence ATGCTTAATTATATCTGGTTGTTTTTGATTATAGTATCGATTGTTGTTGCTGCAGTAAATGGCAGGTTAGATGAAACGACAAAGGCGGCGCTTGACTCTGCATCATCTGCAGTGGAGATTTCTTTTGGTATGATTGGTATTATGGCTTTGTGGCTTGGTATTATGAAAATAGCCGAAGAGGGAGGGCTCATAGAGATACTTTCAAAGATTCTGAGACCTCTTGCAAGGTTTTTGTTTCCCAATATACCAAAGGATCATCCTGTAATTGGGCTGATGCTTATGAATCTCATAGCAAGCTGGTTGGGTCTCGGTAATGCTGCTACTCCTCTAGGATTGAAGGCAATGGAGTCATTGCAGAGATTGAATAAAAAGAAGGATACCGCTACAAACGCGATGGTAGTTTTTCTCGCTCTTAACACTGCCAGTATTTGTATAATACCAATGACAATAATAGCTATCAGGAATGAACTGGGTAGCCTTAGACCGTATGAAATTATTGGAGCTACATTTCTTTCAAGTCTATGTGCTACTATTGCTGCAGTAATTGCAGCTAAATCCTTCGAAAGGCTTAAAATATTTAAGGAAAATGATCCTGATTTGCTTGAATAG
- a CDS encoding spore maturation protein gives MKESIFVVLIKAFSTILIPLMLFTIPIWGFVKKINVYEVFIDGAKDGFKIAVRIIPYLVAIMVAIGMFRASGAMEIFVRIFSPITSLIGMPAEVLPVAIMRPLSGSGTLGIITELLKSFGPDSFIGRLASIMFGSTETTFYVLAVYFGSVGIRKTRHAVASGLVGDFTGIVMAVLFCRFLFG, from the coding sequence ATGAAGGAATCAATTTTTGTGGTTCTTATTAAAGCTTTCTCAACTATATTAATACCTCTAATGCTTTTTACAATCCCTATATGGGGTTTTGTTAAAAAAATAAATGTATATGAAGTATTCATAGATGGTGCTAAGGATGGTTTTAAAATTGCGGTCAGAATAATCCCATATCTTGTTGCTATAATGGTTGCGATTGGAATGTTTAGAGCATCTGGTGCTATGGAGATCTTTGTGAGGATTTTCTCACCGATAACATCATTGATAGGAATGCCTGCAGAAGTACTACCGGTAGCTATAATGAGACCTCTTTCGGGAAGCGGTACTCTTGGTATTATAACTGAGCTATTAAAATCATTCGGACCTGATTCTTTTATTGGAAGACTTGCATCTATTATGTTTGGCAGCACTGAGACAACATTTTATGTGCTTGCTGTCTATTTTGGATCTGTGGGGATAAGAAAGACGAGGCATGCGGTAGCTTCAGGACTTGTTGGAGATTTTACAGGAATTGTAATGGCAGTACTCTTTTGCAGATTTTTGTTTGGCTAA